The Spirulina subsalsa PCC 9445 region TAAGACTATTTAAACTCACTTGATGGTCTTTTTGCGCGTCTAAATACATCTCAATTTGATGCTCTTTTTTGTTATAAATCGCCCGATGTTTAAACAAACTTGGGTCAAAATTGCCATCAAAGCGCCAGTTCAGATGTTCGAGCATATTTAAATTAAAAGCGGCTGTGATTCCTTGACTGTCATTGTAGGCCGCCTCTAGCACATCAGGAGATTTTTGTAAATCAATCCCAAGTAGGAAGTAGTCTCCCGGTTGTAATCCTTGGGCAACTTCTTGTAAAAAGCGATCGCAAGCTTGGGGAGTAAAGTTCCCAATACTACTCCCTAAAAAGATCACCAAGCGCCCCGGAGGAGTCGTTTCTATCAATTGTTCTAAGGCTTCATCATAAGTGCCAACTAATCCAGTCACTTTTAATGTTGGGTACTCTGTAACCAATTGTTTGGCACTTTCTACTAAAATCTCTGCACTCACATCAATGGGAACATAATGCACGGCTTCCCCCAATTGTTGATAGGCATTCAACAACAAACGGGTTTTTGTAGAACTGCCACTGCCTAACTCCACAATTTCACAAATTCCAGTAATGGCAGCAATTTCATCAGCACAGTTTTGTAAAATACTCGCTTCGGTACGAGTAGGATAATATTCGGGAAGTTGACAAATTTGCTCAAACAGTTGAGAACCTTTAGCATCATAAAAATAACGAGCAGGCAAGGTTTTAGGAGTTTTCTGCAACCCGTCAATGATTTCTGGGTCAAAGTTGGGATTATAAATAGGTTGATTGTGATGCAGATATTGAATCTCAATATCACCAACAAGCGACGGGCTGGTTTGAGCAGATAAAATCATATTTAACGTTGAATCGGTATGAGTAAGAACCTATTCGCAAAGTACCTTATTTGGGATTTTTGAGCAAGAACTGAGGGCGAATAATGCTCCCTAGGATA contains the following coding sequences:
- the egtD gene encoding L-histidine N(alpha)-methyltransferase; its protein translation is MILSAQTSPSLVGDIEIQYLHHNQPIYNPNFDPEIIDGLQKTPKTLPARYFYDAKGSQLFEQICQLPEYYPTRTEASILQNCADEIAAITGICEIVELGSGSSTKTRLLLNAYQQLGEAVHYVPIDVSAEILVESAKQLVTEYPTLKVTGLVGTYDEALEQLIETTPPGRLVIFLGSSIGNFTPQACDRFLQEVAQGLQPGDYFLLGIDLQKSPDVLEAAYNDSQGITAAFNLNMLEHLNWRFDGNFDPSLFKHRAIYNKKEHQIEMYLDAQKDHQVSLNSLNLNLDFKAGETIHTEISRKFNWQTLPEYLTQQGLNPIQGWVDEKEWFGLMLINSQKSPLSLPNLTKPL